One stretch of Alcaligenes faecalis DNA includes these proteins:
- a CDS encoding deoxyguanosinetriphosphate triphosphohydrolase has product MQMLAAYACHPEQSRGRRYAEAAPQGRNAFQRDRDRIIHCNAFRLLEYKTQVFINHEGDLFRTRLTHSLEVAQLARAIARNLGLHEDLIEAISLAHDLGHTPFGHAGQDTLNSCMQELRPEAGGFEHNLQSLRVVDELEERYAAFNGLNLCFETREGILKHCSLKHARELGEVGQRFIDRTQPSLEAQMANLADEIAYNNHDIDDGLRSGLIRLEQLLELRLFRDHYEHVQAQYPGLSGQRLVAEIIRGMINTLVVDLTETTRAKLEEHRPDSVDAIRHLPRLAGFSPELRAQADELKRFLHANLYRHYKVVRMMNKAQHIVRDLFQAFVDDPRLLAAEHRREDPIAQARAVADYIAGMTDRHAIREHDAIFKM; this is encoded by the coding sequence ATGCAAATGCTTGCCGCTTATGCCTGTCACCCTGAACAGTCCCGCGGTCGGCGTTATGCAGAGGCAGCGCCCCAAGGCCGTAACGCCTTTCAGCGGGACCGCGACCGGATCATTCACTGCAATGCCTTTCGTTTGCTGGAATACAAAACCCAGGTTTTCATTAACCACGAAGGTGATTTATTCCGAACACGATTGACGCATAGTCTGGAAGTGGCCCAGCTGGCGCGGGCCATTGCCCGCAATCTGGGCTTGCACGAAGACCTTATCGAAGCCATTTCCCTGGCCCATGATCTGGGCCACACCCCGTTTGGCCATGCCGGCCAGGATACGCTTAATAGCTGTATGCAGGAGTTGCGTCCAGAGGCCGGGGGCTTTGAACATAATCTGCAAAGTCTGCGGGTAGTGGACGAGCTGGAAGAGCGCTATGCCGCCTTCAATGGCTTGAACCTGTGTTTTGAAACCCGCGAAGGGATTTTGAAGCACTGTTCCCTCAAGCATGCGCGTGAATTGGGCGAGGTTGGCCAGCGCTTTATTGATCGCACCCAGCCGTCGCTGGAAGCCCAAATGGCCAATCTGGCCGATGAAATTGCTTACAACAATCACGATATTGATGACGGTTTGCGCTCCGGCCTGATCCGTCTGGAGCAATTGCTGGAGTTGCGTCTGTTCCGTGATCATTACGAGCATGTGCAGGCTCAGTATCCGGGCTTGAGCGGTCAGCGGCTGGTGGCTGAAATCATCCGCGGCATGATCAACACCCTGGTGGTGGATCTAACGGAAACCACGCGCGCCAAGCTGGAAGAGCATCGTCCCGATAGTGTGGATGCAATCCGGCATCTGCCGCGTCTGGCGGGCTTCTCGCCAGAGCTGCGCGCTCAGGCGGATGAGCTCAAGCGCTTTTTGCACGCTAATCTGTACCGTCACTACAAAGTGGTGCGCATGATGAACAAGGCACAACACATCGTGCGTGACCTGTTTCAGGCATTTGTGGATGATCCGCGTCTATTAGCAGCCGAACATAGGCGCGAAGACCCGATTGCACAGGCTCGTGCTGTAGCTGACTACATCGCTGGCATGACGGACCGCCACGCCATCCGCGAGCACGACGCTATCTTCAAGATGTAG
- the aroB gene encoding 3-dehydroquinate synthase: MSVVHVDAQGGAYPIHIAAGRLAHLADTVPADTSAIAIVTNPTVAALYLAPVQEALAATGKPVHVIELPDGEAYKNWESLNLIFDALLGGHLDRKALIVALGGGVIGDMAGFAAACFMRGVRFVQVPTTLLAQVDSSVGGKTAINHPLGKNMVGAFYQPIAVEVDTDVLKTLPDREISAGLAEVIKYGMIYDLDFFNWCEEQIDPMRTLAQEQIVYAIRRSCEVKAEVVSQDERESGLRAILNFGHTFGHAIESGMGYGQWLHGEAVGCGMIMAAELSALVCGLPAQDVARIKALVQASGCPITPPQWPADRWLELMQVDKKNEGGQLRFVLLDKLGHAKVQAVAPDVVRQALARFTTVEQE, from the coding sequence ATGTCTGTAGTGCATGTTGACGCCCAGGGTGGCGCTTATCCCATCCATATCGCCGCCGGGCGTCTGGCGCATCTTGCAGACACGGTGCCCGCCGATACGTCTGCCATTGCCATCGTCACCAATCCTACGGTGGCCGCCTTGTATCTGGCACCTGTACAGGAAGCCCTGGCCGCAACGGGCAAGCCTGTCCATGTGATCGAACTGCCTGATGGCGAAGCCTACAAGAACTGGGAATCCCTGAACCTGATTTTTGACGCGCTGCTGGGCGGTCACCTGGATCGCAAGGCCCTGATCGTGGCCCTGGGCGGTGGCGTGATTGGCGATATGGCCGGTTTTGCTGCAGCCTGCTTCATGCGTGGTGTGCGCTTTGTACAAGTGCCTACGACCTTGCTGGCGCAGGTGGACTCCTCGGTGGGCGGCAAGACAGCCATCAACCATCCGCTGGGCAAGAATATGGTGGGCGCGTTCTACCAGCCTATCGCCGTGGAAGTGGATACAGACGTACTCAAGACTTTGCCGGATCGCGAGATTTCCGCCGGTCTGGCAGAAGTCATCAAATACGGCATGATTTACGACCTGGATTTCTTCAACTGGTGTGAAGAGCAGATCGACCCCATGCGTACTTTGGCGCAAGAGCAAATTGTCTATGCGATTCGCCGCTCCTGCGAGGTCAAGGCCGAAGTCGTTTCCCAGGACGAACGCGAATCTGGCCTGCGCGCCATTTTGAATTTTGGTCACACTTTTGGCCACGCGATCGAGTCCGGCATGGGCTACGGCCAATGGCTGCATGGCGAAGCCGTGGGCTGCGGCATGATTATGGCTGCCGAGCTATCCGCCCTGGTTTGCGGCTTGCCCGCTCAGGATGTGGCTCGTATCAAAGCCCTGGTGCAAGCCAGCGGATGCCCGATCACTCCACCACAATGGCCTGCGGATCGCTGGCTGGAATTGATGCAGGTGGACAAGAAAAATGAAGGTGGCCAGCTGCGCTTTGTGCTGCTGGATAAATTAGGCCATGCCAAGGTCCAGGCGGTAGCGCCTGATGTGGTGCGCCAGGCATTGGCCCGCTTTACAACGGTGGAACAGGAGTAA
- a CDS encoding shikimate kinase, with product MNHSLPAELMPVEHPDPLTDAELLHLQQTGPRPIILVGMMGAGKTTIGRQLARELKREFMDLDHELEARSGVRVATIFEFEGEQGFRKRESAVLDICSRQTGIVLATGGGAILSEANRQIIKDRGIVVYLCATVDELYRRVARDRNRPLLQTADPRARIQELLQAREPLYEEVADVRFETGSAPVHHAVRHLLSLLKERGC from the coding sequence ATGAACCACTCTTTACCCGCCGAGCTGATGCCTGTAGAACATCCTGATCCCTTAACAGACGCCGAGCTGCTCCATTTACAACAAACTGGCCCACGTCCCATTATTCTGGTGGGCATGATGGGTGCCGGTAAAACGACCATTGGTCGTCAATTGGCGCGGGAACTCAAGCGCGAGTTCATGGACCTGGACCACGAGCTGGAAGCCCGTAGCGGCGTGCGAGTGGCCACTATCTTTGAGTTCGAAGGCGAGCAAGGGTTCCGCAAACGTGAATCTGCGGTGCTTGATATTTGTTCGCGCCAGACCGGTATTGTGCTGGCAACGGGGGGCGGGGCCATTTTGTCCGAGGCCAATCGCCAGATCATCAAGGATCGCGGTATCGTAGTGTACTTGTGCGCCACCGTAGACGAGCTGTACCGTCGCGTGGCCCGAGACCGTAACCGGCCGCTGTTGCAAACAGCGGACCCACGCGCCCGCATCCAGGAACTGTTGCAAGCGCGCGAACCCCTCTATGAAGAAGTGGCAGATGTCCGCTTTGAAACTGGCTCGGCGCCAGTTCATCATGCGGTGCGCCACTTATTGTCCCTGTTGAAAGAACGAGGTTGCTAA
- a CDS encoding penicillin-binding protein 1A yields MSSSSRSPNSKPEQSSGSWLARLIIKTSVFFVGLGLCAVLLGSLALALAWPNLPDLSAMIDYRPRVPLRIYTADKVLIGEFGEERRNVLRFDEIPDVMKSAILAAEDDRFYQHGGIDWMGVGRAALANMTHMSKTQGASTITMQVARNFYLSSEKTYTRKFYELLLTFKIEATLSKDQILDLYMNQIYLGHRAYGFAAASRTYLGKQLGEITTAEAAMLAGIPKAPSRFNPIANFERAKTRQGYVLGRMRTLGYITEQEYQDALAQEIVVKSALGTPAGGYAIHGEYAAELARQLLYGVYQDNVYSRGFNIYTTIKSTDQEAAYLAVRNGILDYTRRAPYTGPQGQVDLPAGIENDHAQLDSILDDLQDKYPDTGDLLTGVVLDANPNQIRVARTAQQIIDVNDKRALKIVARGLVNNAKADVRIQRGSVVYLFRNGDYWEVINMPAVQAAFVSVRPQDGAIQAMVGGFHFSDGKFNRVTQAWRQPGSAFKPFIYASSLERGLTPSTQISDEPFVLTAAQTGSKPWTPKNYGRTYEPMLTMRQGLYKSKNMVSIRIMQAVGPKYVQEYVTRFGFDKARQPAVLPLALGAGSVTPLQMAGAYSVFANGGYRTEPFLIDYVTDSTNKVIMRAKPIVAGDAAARAIDARTAYVMNDLLRGVATSGTGARSSRELKRTDIGGKTGTTNDSQDAWFAGYTPDLVGIAWMGFDKPRSLGSGETGGGASMPIWINYMRAALKDKPIVPPGPMPSGLSRINGDFYFDEFPPGQAIARVGLPAPGDGALQQGGGDANDGIGDLLRQLDSDSGSSGAQTQPFVPF; encoded by the coding sequence ATGAGTTCCTCTTCCCGCTCCCCCAATTCTAAACCCGAGCAAAGCTCCGGTTCCTGGCTTGCCCGCCTCATCATCAAGACCTCGGTCTTTTTTGTGGGGCTTGGTCTGTGTGCCGTCCTGCTCGGGTCGCTTGCGCTGGCTTTGGCCTGGCCAAACCTGCCCGATCTAAGCGCCATGATCGACTACCGCCCCCGAGTGCCGCTGCGCATTTACACGGCGGATAAGGTGCTGATCGGCGAATTTGGTGAAGAACGCCGCAATGTGTTGCGTTTTGACGAAATCCCCGATGTCATGAAATCGGCCATTCTGGCGGCTGAGGACGATCGTTTCTACCAGCACGGTGGGATTGACTGGATGGGTGTTGGCCGCGCTGCCCTGGCCAATATGACCCATATGTCCAAGACCCAGGGTGCCAGTACGATCACTATGCAGGTAGCACGTAACTTCTACCTGTCGTCAGAAAAGACCTATACCCGCAAGTTCTACGAACTGCTGCTGACGTTCAAGATTGAAGCCACGCTGTCCAAGGACCAGATTCTGGATCTGTACATGAACCAGATCTATCTGGGTCACCGCGCCTATGGTTTTGCGGCAGCGTCACGAACCTATCTGGGTAAACAGCTTGGCGAGATCACAACAGCAGAAGCCGCCATGCTGGCAGGTATCCCCAAAGCGCCTTCGCGCTTTAACCCGATTGCCAATTTCGAGCGCGCAAAAACCCGCCAGGGCTATGTGCTGGGCCGTATGCGCACGCTGGGTTACATCACCGAACAAGAATATCAGGATGCTCTGGCCCAGGAAATCGTTGTGAAATCGGCCTTGGGTACCCCTGCCGGTGGCTACGCCATCCACGGTGAATACGCGGCTGAACTGGCTCGCCAACTGCTGTACGGCGTCTACCAGGACAATGTGTACTCGCGCGGTTTCAATATCTACACCACGATCAAGTCCACCGACCAGGAAGCCGCTTACCTGGCCGTGCGCAACGGTATTCTGGATTACACCCGCCGTGCTCCTTACACCGGCCCGCAAGGCCAGGTGGATCTGCCCGCTGGTATTGAAAACGATCACGCCCAGCTGGATTCCATTCTGGACGACTTGCAGGACAAGTACCCCGACACGGGCGATCTGCTGACCGGTGTGGTGCTGGACGCCAACCCCAACCAGATTCGTGTTGCCCGTACCGCCCAGCAGATTATTGATGTCAACGACAAGCGCGCCCTGAAGATCGTCGCTCGTGGCCTGGTGAACAACGCCAAGGCAGACGTGCGCATTCAGCGCGGCTCCGTGGTCTATCTGTTCCGCAATGGCGATTACTGGGAAGTGATCAATATGCCTGCGGTACAAGCGGCGTTTGTGTCGGTACGCCCACAAGACGGCGCGATCCAGGCCATGGTGGGTGGTTTCCACTTCTCCGACGGGAAGTTCAACCGCGTCACGCAAGCCTGGCGTCAGCCCGGCTCGGCCTTCAAGCCCTTCATCTACGCTTCCTCGCTGGAACGTGGCTTGACACCTTCCACCCAGATTTCGGACGAACCTTTTGTTCTGACTGCGGCCCAGACCGGCTCCAAGCCCTGGACGCCCAAGAACTATGGCCGTACCTACGAACCCATGCTGACCATGCGTCAAGGTTTGTACAAGTCCAAAAACATGGTGTCCATCCGTATCATGCAGGCCGTCGGTCCCAAGTACGTGCAGGAATACGTAACGCGCTTTGGTTTCGACAAAGCCCGTCAGCCTGCCGTGCTGCCGCTGGCTCTGGGCGCAGGTAGCGTAACTCCCCTGCAAATGGCCGGTGCCTACTCGGTCTTTGCCAATGGCGGTTACCGTACTGAACCCTTCCTGATCGACTACGTGACCGACAGCACCAACAAGGTCATCATGCGTGCCAAGCCAATTGTGGCGGGTGATGCCGCTGCCCGCGCCATCGACGCCCGTACGGCTTACGTCATGAACGACTTGCTGCGCGGTGTGGCTACCTCCGGTACAGGCGCCCGTTCCTCGCGCGAATTGAAGCGTACGGATATCGGCGGCAAGACCGGGACCACCAACGATTCGCAAGACGCCTGGTTTGCCGGTTATACGCCAGACTTGGTCGGTATTGCCTGGATGGGCTTTGACAAGCCACGCAGCCTGGGTTCGGGTGAAACCGGCGGCGGTGCTTCCATGCCTATCTGGATCAACTACATGCGCGCTGCGCTTAAAGACAAGCCCATCGTGCCTCCCGGCCCTATGCCTTCCGGTCTGTCGCGCATCAACGGGGACTTCTACTTTGACGAATTCCCGCCCGGACAAGCGATTGCCCGTGTTGGTCTGCCCGCTCCGGGTGACGGTGCCCTGCAACAAGGCGGTGGGGATGCAAACGACGGTATTGGCGACCTGCTGCGGCAACTGGACTCTGACTCCGGTTCCTCGGGTGCCCAAACACAACCTTTCGTCCCCTTCTAA
- the lptM gene encoding LPS translocon maturation chaperone LptM, translating into MNKLRSSRLLALLALSVFLSACGYKGPLYHPPAQEAADAQTAPR; encoded by the coding sequence ATGAACAAACTACGTTCTTCCCGCCTGCTGGCCTTGCTGGCACTTAGCGTTTTTCTTAGCGCTTGCGGCTACAAAGGCCCCCTGTACCACCCTCCTGCGCAGGAAGCAGCGGACGCCCAAACAGCACCGCGCTGA
- the lysA gene encoding diaminopimelate decarboxylase, whose protein sequence is MTVAPHFQFQNNTLHAEQVPLNKLAEEFGTPLYVYSRQALRDAWESYRVAGQDRKLLVCYGMKANSNLAILQEFARLGTGFDIVSGGELARVIAAGGDPGKVVFSGVGKQVWEIEAALKAGVKCFNVESEDELERVAQVAERLNVKAPVSLRVNPDVDARTHPYISTGLKDNKFGVPIDQAPRIYARAQELPSLNIVGVDCHIGSQITEVSPYLDALDKLIKLILALKEQGVNLIHLDLGGGLGIRYTDETLVTPTQLLTEVFAALDKNGLGHLEIVLEPGRSMVGNAGVLLSRVEYLKHGETKNFAIIDAAMNDLIRPTLYDAWHDVEAVEPRPVTEATPHYDLVGPICESGDWMARDRQLELKQDDLIAIMSAGAYAFTMASQYNTRPRAAEILVDGKQVHVIRPREDLESLFATERLLP, encoded by the coding sequence ATGACCGTTGCACCTCACTTCCAATTTCAGAACAACACGCTGCACGCCGAGCAAGTTCCCCTGAACAAGCTGGCTGAAGAATTCGGCACCCCTCTATATGTGTATTCCCGCCAAGCCTTGCGCGACGCCTGGGAGTCCTATCGAGTGGCTGGCCAGGACCGCAAGTTGTTGGTGTGCTATGGCATGAAGGCCAACTCCAATCTGGCCATTCTGCAAGAATTTGCCCGCCTGGGTACCGGCTTTGACATCGTCTCGGGCGGTGAACTGGCCCGTGTCATCGCCGCTGGTGGCGATCCAGGCAAAGTGGTGTTCTCCGGTGTCGGCAAACAGGTTTGGGAAATTGAGGCCGCCCTGAAAGCAGGCGTGAAGTGCTTTAACGTCGAATCCGAAGACGAGCTGGAGCGCGTTGCCCAGGTTGCTGAACGCTTGAATGTGAAAGCGCCTGTTTCCTTGCGCGTGAATCCGGACGTGGATGCTCGCACCCACCCCTACATCTCCACTGGCCTGAAAGACAATAAGTTCGGTGTGCCTATTGACCAGGCTCCCCGCATCTACGCACGCGCTCAAGAGCTGCCTAGCCTGAACATTGTGGGTGTGGACTGTCATATCGGCTCGCAGATCACCGAAGTCAGCCCCTATCTGGACGCGCTGGACAAGCTGATCAAGCTGATCCTGGCCCTGAAAGAACAAGGCGTGAACCTGATTCACCTGGATCTGGGCGGCGGCTTGGGCATTCGCTACACCGACGAAACCCTGGTGACCCCCACCCAACTGCTGACCGAAGTCTTTGCCGCTCTGGACAAGAACGGCCTGGGCCACCTGGAAATCGTGCTGGAACCCGGCCGCTCCATGGTCGGCAACGCCGGTGTGCTGCTAAGCCGCGTGGAATACCTCAAGCATGGCGAGACCAAAAACTTCGCCATCATTGATGCCGCCATGAACGACTTGATTCGCCCCACACTGTACGATGCCTGGCACGACGTGGAAGCGGTAGAGCCTCGTCCAGTGACCGAGGCCACTCCCCACTACGATCTGGTTGGCCCTATCTGCGAAAGCGGCGACTGGATGGCTCGTGACCGTCAGCTGGAGCTGAAACAAGACGATCTGATCGCCATCATGTCTGCCGGTGCCTACGCCTTTACCATGGCCAGCCAGTACAACACCCGCCCCCGTGCGGCTGAAATTCTGGTCGACGGCAAGCAGGTTCACGTAATCCGCCCCCGCGAAGACCTGGAAAGTTTGTTTGCCACCGAACGATTGCTGCCTTAA
- a CDS encoding putative bifunctional diguanylate cyclase/phosphodiesterase translates to MVSAGGCTTIMTTPGIPTHGFEPVTSASERLIRGLSLYVIPLFLIMLTLWALLFLPNRYPTVPGQSLGIQALASQQEHADPELLTQLESAPSRQRLHLSEPHWLLLTLPAPFPQQDQVLHFPASPISSLHCQDARSGQALRNSELDPPTPLSPAPVKSYTLELGQANHPDTVLCRVETSRPTLLQAQLWASADVTNSSIRLSRGIGLLEGGLLTMAMFMLVLAATNRAWIYLLLSVWLIGNLRLGSMAMGWDTQWLGQILPSQYMPVLRQVTIACYFILSYSLFTVLLGNSITTARLQRLLPTVGILGLILLPVSLLAPASVFQPVMWISTIYALCCVSAVLLSILLHTRSRILLWQLVLLSMALCMLISAIFLVAFGRSSFVENFNGVIAFLLSNLMVALAVGERLREDRSESLRARNELMAHYLLTPVGMFTLNESGVFLRISPILARMLNIDADPNESTIHWTNFFPEQDWKAVAQSTQNGQDVTIIHYDADAQPCQFALRVAIVNQCIEGSLQDITARAETYRQLRLMADNDPVTNVLNQRGIEKALDGLLSRSQDDKPCLLAYLDLNHIKYVNGTFGHSSGDALLLKVCEQLESVLRSKDKIGRIGSDEFVIIFEDCEPDQARVLANSVLESLNKSPLLAGNRSFNLRSTLGLVEVAPGMAPQEAISAASRAARDARRLHQDMIIYEQDSNALQEHAEELRLFEELEGGSSRALYLEMQPIAALRRPMDSLNFEALLRVRDSSGQLIPTGRIIAAAEESGTITIIDKWVFSATLEWMSKHEAQLTKTQWVTINLSGVSLNDDTFIQWFFDILTRFEHLARRLCVEITEGVALDDLEHTRNFMRRLQKMGVRIALDDFGAGYTSFSYLRELPADAIKIDGALICDMLKKETNVAIVRTIVELANNLGMISIAEWVEDVPTLKALQELGVDYVQGFIISKACTPADLLKAKSMPDLVNDPAARQFLIESQDKFPPAM, encoded by the coding sequence ATGGTAAGCGCTGGAGGCTGTACCACCATCATGACCACCCCAGGGATACCGACACACGGCTTTGAGCCTGTTACTTCGGCCAGCGAGCGCCTGATTCGCGGCTTAAGTCTTTACGTCATCCCTTTGTTTCTGATCATGCTCACTTTATGGGCATTACTGTTCCTGCCGAATCGCTACCCTACCGTTCCCGGTCAAAGTTTGGGCATTCAGGCGCTGGCCAGCCAGCAAGAGCATGCGGATCCAGAGTTACTGACGCAATTGGAAAGTGCCCCGTCCCGGCAACGGTTGCACCTGAGCGAGCCTCATTGGCTATTGCTGACCTTGCCTGCTCCTTTCCCCCAGCAGGACCAGGTTCTGCACTTTCCCGCCTCCCCGATTTCCTCGCTGCACTGTCAAGACGCCCGCAGCGGCCAGGCCCTGCGCAATAGCGAACTGGACCCGCCTACCCCGCTGTCACCCGCCCCGGTCAAAAGCTACACCCTGGAACTGGGCCAGGCGAACCACCCTGACACCGTGCTGTGCCGTGTCGAGACCTCCCGCCCCACCCTCTTGCAAGCCCAGCTCTGGGCCAGCGCTGATGTCACCAACTCCTCGATCCGCCTTAGCCGTGGCATAGGACTGCTGGAAGGCGGTTTGCTGACCATGGCCATGTTCATGCTGGTGCTGGCCGCCACCAACCGCGCCTGGATATACCTGCTGCTGTCGGTCTGGCTGATTGGTAACCTGCGCTTGGGTTCGATGGCCATGGGTTGGGACACCCAGTGGCTAGGCCAGATCCTGCCCTCACAGTACATGCCGGTGCTGCGCCAGGTCACCATCGCCTGCTACTTCATCCTGAGCTATTCGCTATTCACCGTCTTGCTGGGCAACTCCATCACCACCGCCCGCCTGCAACGCCTGCTTCCCACCGTCGGCATTCTGGGCCTGATCCTGCTGCCCGTGTCCCTGCTGGCCCCGGCCTCGGTCTTCCAGCCCGTGATGTGGATCAGCACCATCTACGCACTGTGCTGCGTCTCTGCCGTGCTGCTGTCCATACTTCTGCACACCCGCTCGCGCATCCTGCTATGGCAACTGGTACTGCTGAGCATGGCCCTGTGCATGCTGATTTCAGCCATCTTTCTGGTGGCCTTTGGTCGCTCCAGCTTTGTGGAGAACTTCAACGGCGTCATCGCCTTCCTGCTCTCCAACCTGATGGTGGCCCTGGCCGTGGGTGAGCGCTTGCGAGAAGACCGCAGCGAATCCCTGCGCGCCCGCAACGAGCTGATGGCCCATTACCTGCTGACCCCCGTTGGCATGTTCACCCTGAACGAGTCCGGTGTCTTTCTGCGCATCAGCCCCATCCTGGCGCGCATGCTCAACATAGACGCAGACCCGAACGAAAGCACCATTCACTGGACCAACTTCTTCCCGGAACAAGACTGGAAAGCCGTCGCCCAAAGCACGCAAAATGGTCAGGACGTGACCATTATCCACTACGACGCCGACGCCCAGCCCTGCCAATTCGCCTTGCGCGTGGCCATCGTCAACCAGTGCATCGAAGGCTCCCTGCAAGACATCACCGCCCGGGCCGAGACCTACCGTCAACTGCGCCTGATGGCCGACAACGATCCAGTCACCAACGTCCTGAACCAGCGCGGCATCGAGAAAGCACTGGACGGCCTGCTCAGCCGCAGCCAGGACGACAAACCCTGCCTGCTGGCCTATCTGGACCTGAACCACATCAAATATGTGAACGGCACCTTCGGCCATTCCTCCGGGGATGCCCTGCTGCTGAAAGTCTGCGAACAACTGGAATCGGTCCTGCGCAGCAAAGACAAAATAGGCCGTATCGGCAGCGACGAATTTGTCATCATCTTTGAAGACTGCGAACCCGACCAGGCCCGCGTTCTGGCCAATAGCGTGCTGGAATCACTGAACAAAAGCCCCTTGCTGGCTGGCAACCGCAGCTTCAACCTGCGCAGCACACTGGGACTGGTCGAAGTCGCACCCGGCATGGCTCCACAAGAAGCCATCTCCGCCGCCAGCCGGGCCGCCCGCGACGCCCGCCGCCTGCATCAAGACATGATCATCTACGAGCAGGACTCCAACGCCCTGCAAGAACACGCCGAAGAACTGCGCTTGTTCGAAGAACTGGAAGGTGGCTCATCTCGCGCGCTGTACCTGGAAATGCAGCCCATCGCGGCCCTGCGCCGCCCCATGGACAGCCTGAACTTCGAGGCCCTGCTGCGCGTACGGGACTCCTCCGGCCAGCTCATCCCCACCGGCCGCATCATTGCGGCAGCCGAAGAAAGCGGCACCATCACCATCATCGACAAATGGGTGTTCTCGGCTACGCTGGAGTGGATGTCCAAACATGAAGCCCAACTGACAAAAACCCAATGGGTCACCATCAACCTGAGCGGCGTGTCCCTGAACGACGACACCTTCATCCAATGGTTCTTCGACATCCTGACCCGCTTTGAACACCTGGCCCGCCGCCTGTGCGTAGAAATCACCGAAGGCGTGGCGCTGGATGACCTGGAACACACCCGCAACTTCATGCGCCGCCTGCAGAAAATGGGCGTACGCATCGCCCTGGACGACTTTGGAGCGGGCTACACCTCCTTCTCCTACCTGCGCGAACTGCCCGCCGACGCCATCAAAATCGACGGCGCGCTGATCTGCGACATGCTCAAAAAAGAGACCAACGTCGCCATCGTGCGCACCATCGTCGAACTAGCCAACAACCTGGGCATGATCAGCATCGCAGAATGGGTGGAAGACGTCCCCACCCTGAAAGCCCTGCAAGAACTGGGCGTGGACTACGTACAAGGCTTCATCATCTCCAAAGCCTGCACCCCCGCAGACCTGCTCAAAGCCAAATCCATGCCCGACCTGGTCAACGACCCAGCAGCCCGCCAGTTCCTGATCGAGTCACAAGATAAATTCCCGCCAGCCATGTAA